A DNA window from Drosophila pseudoobscura strain MV-25-SWS-2005 chromosome 2, UCI_Dpse_MV25, whole genome shotgun sequence contains the following coding sequences:
- the Ppn gene encoding papilin isoform X6, translating to MDLSRRLCTTALIAFIVLAGIPDSQSRFPGLRQKRQYGANMYLPESSVTPGGEGDDPNEWTEWSSPSDCSRTCGGGVSYQTRECLRRDYNGEAECSGGNRRYYSCNTQDCPEEDPDFRALQCSRFDDQRFDGVMYEWVPYLGAPNPCELNCMPKGERFYYRQKEKVVDGTRCNDKDNDVCVNGQCMPVGCDMMLGSDAKEDKCRKCGGDGSTCKTIHNTYSSSDLAPGYNDLLLVPQGATNIKILETAPSNNYLACRNLSGHYHLNGNWRIDFPRPMFYADSWWNYQRKPMGFAAPDQLTCPGPISESIFIVMLVQEKNVSIDYEYSIPESLSHSQPDTHTWTHREFGPCSASCGGGTQSRKITCNNRVNLQEVDAALCEKESKPAEEQACGTEPCAPHWVEGEWSKCSKGCGSDGFQNRTVTCERISSDGEHTVEDDAVCLKEVGNKPATAQECNRDVKNCPKYHLGPWTPCDKLCGEGKQTRKATCFIKENGKKRVLPDEDCVEDKPEVEKTCLLTPCEGVDWIISQWSGCNACGQNTETRTAICGSKDGKEYPEEFCQPEVPSLSRPCKSPKCEAQWFSSEWSKCSSACGKGVQSRIVICGEFDGKTVTPATDDTKCNKETKPELEQECEGEEKECPGEWFTGPWGECSKPCGGGERTREVLCLANGTKALNCDESKLESISEKCNSEACTEDEILPLTSTDKPIEDDDEDDCEEDDMEFVTDSLPGDQKISDGVDLDDEAKTESTLFTEELMLSDSPDTTAFDESASTGTTVEGSGDDESTTDSGISTEGSGDDEETSESSSDASTDVSGSTDASSSSESSDATSDAPASSVSDSSESTDQSTDVSGGSTDASSATESSSSVDTSESTDSSSSTDVPASTDVSGSTDTSDSTEASSSTDSSSESSDSSDKTSDTSESSTDAASSSASDSNDTTEGSTDSTDVSSSTESSSDSTSDGTSSSTDSSASTESTSEDTTETTPETSTDTTESSTLDASSTTDSSSTSDASSSTDASSTSGASSESSSDGSSSDSTDTTPSSSSSGSDSTETTELSSDGSTTEGGSTVEGSTDVSSSDGSTESPESTLSTESTEAASTGSTESTEAGSSEGSTTEGSTVEDVSSSTSSSDATESTSTDSSSSTDVSGSTDQSESTESTDSGSSGSTDASESTESGGTTDTTESGPTEESTSEGSTDRTTEGSTDSSQSTELGSGTSDIWSSTDNEEESSTPNTWESAITKDKPRKCKPKKSDCVKSKYGCCPDGKTTPKGPFDEGCPIPKTCADTKYGCCLDGVSPAEGKNNKGCPKSQCAETLFGCCPDKFTAAEGEDHEGCPETTTVPPTTTTEESLPESTTEIEGSGGDSTQAPDLEGKSCSFAEFGCCPDAKTPAKGKNFEGCDAPAEGPKGCDQSEHGCCPDGRTPAAGPGGEGCAACTREQFGCCPDSETPAHGPNGEGCCLDTSFGCCPDNILAARGPNFEGCDCHYTPYGCCADKKTAARGYNQEGCACESTPHGCCPDKITAAKGPKFDGCPCETTQFGCCPDGLTFAKGPHHHGCHCTQTEFKCCEDDKTPAKGPNFEGCTCVESKFGCCPDGISSATDEKFGGCENVQEPPQKACALPKETGTCGNFSVKYYFDTNYGGCARFWYGGCDGNANRFETEAECKDTCQEYTGQHVCLLPKSVGPCQGFTKKWYFDTDRNRCEEFQYGGCYGTNNRFDSLEQCQGTCAVSESIPTCEQPVENGPCAGNYERWYYDNQTDICRPFTYGGCKGNKNNYPTEHACSYSCRQPGVLKGPVDNEIDNEIGQGRCESFENECRELRCPYGVRREADRSQPECTKCLCENPCESYSCPEGQQCAIEIANTGDRQFAPVCRDINKPGVCPGLAANASNCAQECYTDADCRGENKCCSDGCGYLCVQPARPTQRPSTRAPTVVYPGESRAALEPKQPQELDVQTSIGGIAVLRCFATGNPAPNITWSLKNVVIDTNQGRYVLTSTGDLTIVQVRQTDDGTYVCVASNGLGEPVRREVALQVTVNAQALVALDPKNSYSPGSTIAISCSVQGYPEPNVTWTKDNTPLYSNERIQITSQPHRLVVSDVSTEDTGIYGCKASNAFSYSVSQETVTIQSVIPVSPECIDNPFFANCKLIVKGRYCINQYYAQFCCRSCTLAGQIAQPHPNAL from the exons TACAACTGCCTTGATAGCATTCATTGTACTGGCTGGCATACCCGACTCCCAGAGTAGATTT CCCGGACTGAGACAAAAAAGACAATATGGCGCGAATATGTATTTGCCGGAGAGTTCCGTGACGCCCGGCGGAGAGGGCGACGATCCCAATGAGTGGACGGAATGGAGCTCGCCCTCGGACTGCTCCCGAACATGTGGAGGCGGTGTGTCCTACCAGACGCGCGAATGCCTGCGCCGAGA CTACAATGGCGAGGCAGAGTGCAGCGGCGGCAATCGTCGCTACTATTCGTGCAACACGCAGGACTGTCCGGAGGAGGATCCCGACTTCAGGGCCCTGCAGTGCTCGCGCTTCGACGACCAGAGGTTCGACGGAGTCATGTACGAGTGGGTGCCCTACTTGGGTGCCCCGAATCCGTGCGAGCTGAACTGCATGCCCAAGGGCGAGCGCTTCTACTATCGCCAGAAGGAGAAGGTCGTCGACGGCACCCGTTGCAACGACAAGGACAACGACGTGTGCGTCAACGGACAGTGCATGCCCGTGGGCTGCGACATGATGCTGGGCAGCGATGCCAAGGAGGACAAGTGCCGCAAgtgcggcggcgacggcagcaCCTGCAAGACAATCCACAATACCTACAGCTCCAGTGATCTGGCCCCCGGCTACAACGATCTGTTGCTCGTTCCCCAGGGCGCCACCAACATTAAAATCCTGGAAACTGCGCCGTCGAACAACTATCTGGCCTGCCGCAACCTATCGGGCCACTACCACCTGAATGGCAACTGGCGCATCGACTTCCCCCGCCCCATGTTCTATGCGGATTCGTGGTGGAACTACCAGCGCAAGCCCATGGGATTTGCCGCCCCCGATCAGTTGACCTGCCCCGGCCCCATCTCCGAGAGCATTTTCATCGTGATGCTGGTGCAGGAGAAGAACGTGAGTATCGACTACGAGTACAGCATTCCCGAGTCCCTGAGCCACAGCCAGCCGGACACCCACACGTGGACGCATCGCGAGTTCGGTCCGTGCAGCGCCtcctgcggcggcggcactcAGTCGCGCAAGATCACGTGCAACAACCGCGTCAACCTCCAGGAGGTCGATGCGGCTCTCTGCGAGAAGGAATCCAAGCCCGCTGAAGAGCAGGCCTGCGGCACAGAGCCTTGTGCCCCACACTGGGTGGAGGGCGAGTGGAGCAAGTGCTCCAAGGGCTGCGGCTCTGATGGCTTCCAAAATCGAACCGTCACCTGCGAACGAATCTCCTCCGATGG CGAACATACGGTTGAGGACGATGCAGTGTGCCTGAAGGAGGTTGGCAACaagcctgccactgcccaggaATGTAATCGGGACGTCAAGAACTGCCCGAAGTACCACTTGGGACCTTGGACACCCTGCGACAAATTGTGCGGCGAGGGCAAGCAGACCCGCAAGGCCACCTGCTTTATCAAGGAGAACGGAAAGAAGCGTGTCCTCCCCGACGAGGACTGTGTGGAGGATAAGCCAGAGGTGGAGAAGACCTGCCTTCTGACCCCTTGCGAGGGTGTTGACTGGATCATCTCCCAATGGAGTGGA TGCAATGCTTGCGGCCAGAACACGGAGACCCGCACCGCTATTTGTGGGTCAAAGGATGGCAAGGAATATCCAGAGGAGTTCTGTCAGCCAGAGGTACCTTCTCTGTCCAGACCCTGCAAATCGCCCAAGTGCGAGGCTCAGTGGTTCTCATCGGAGTGGAGCAAGTGCTCCTCCGCCTGCGGCAAGGGAGTTCAGTCTCGCATTGTCATCTGCGGAGAGTTCGATGGCAAAACCGTGACCCCAGCCACCGACGACACCAAGTGCAACAAGGAAACGAAACCGGAGTTGGAGCAAGAATGCGAGGGCGAGGAGAAGGAGTGCCCTGGAGAATGGTTCACTGGACCTTGGGGCGAGTGTAGCAAGCCCTGCGGCGGAGGTGAACGTACTCGCGAGGTATTGTGCCTTGCCAATGGCACCAAGGCCCTGAACTGCGACGAATCCAAGCTGGAATCCATATCCGAGAAGTGCAATTCCGAGGCCTGCACTGAAGATGAAATCCTGCCCCTGACAAGCACCGACAAACCCATTgaggacgatgacgaggacgacTGCGAAGAGGATGACATGGAATTTGTCACAGATAGTCTGCCAGGCGATCAGAAGATTTCCGACGGCGTCGATCTCGACGATGAAGCCAAGACGGAGTCCACGCTCTTCACCGAAGAACTAATGCTAAGCGATAGCCCCGATACGACTGCATTTGATGAATCTGCCTCGACTGGCACTACGGTTGAGGGATCAGGAGACGATGAGTCCACGACGGACAGCGGTATTTCGACCGAAGGAAGCGGAGACGATGAGGAAACATCTGAATCATCTTCAGATGCGTCAACAGACGTGTCCGGCTCCACAGATGCGTCGAGCTCCAGCGAATCAAGCGATGCCACATCCGATGCCCCCGCATCATCAGTATCCGATTCTAGTGAATCTACCGATCAGTCCACTGATGTTTCTGGTGGCTCGACAGACGCATCGAGCGCCACTGAATCGTCCAGCTCAGTGGATACCTCTGAATCTACAGATTCTTCCAGCTCTACAGATGTGCCCGCCTCGACTGATGTTTCAGGCTCCACAGATACTTCGGACTCCACAGAGGCTTCTAGCTCAACGGACTCATCCAGCGAATCTTCAGACTCCTCTGACAAGACATCTGATACCAGCGAATCATCTACTGATGCGGCTTCGTCATCGGCGTCTGATTCCAACGACACCACTGAAGGTTCTACCGACTCCACCGACGTTTCCAGCTCAACGGAGAGCTCCTCTGACAGTACCAGTGATGGCACTTCGTCTTCGACTGATTCTTCTGCATCGACTGAATCCACTTCCGAAGACACCACGGAAACTACACCCGAAACCTCGACCGACACAACTGAGTCCTCAACCCTGGATGCATCTTCAACCACTGATTCTTCCTCCACGAGTGATGCTTCATCCAGCACCGATGCTTCTTCGACCAGTGGAGCTTCAAGCGAGAGTTCATCAGATGGCAGCTCATCAGACTCTACCGATACCACaccttcctcctcctcttccggCTCGGACAGCACTGAAACGACTGAGTTGTCCAGCGACGGATCGACGACTGAGGGCGGAAGCACTGTTGAAGGTTCCACTGATGTCAGCTCCAGCGATGGATCCACCGAATCTCCCGAATCAACCTTGTCCACGGAATCCACAGAGGCAGCGAGCACGGGCTCAACAGAAAGCACTGAGGCTGGATCAAGTGAAGGCTCAACCACAGAAGGAAGCACTGTTGAGGATGTATCTAGTTCCACAAGCTCATCAGATGCCACGGAATCGACTTCCACAGattcatcatcatccactGACGTTTCTGGGTCAACAGATCAATCCGAATCCACCGAATCCACAGATTCGGGATCCTCGGGATCTACCGATGCTTCTGAATCTACAGAAAGCGGAGGCACCACTGACACCACTGAGAGTGGTCCGACCGAGGAGAGTACATCCGAAGGATCCACCGATAGAACCACTGAGGGATCTACCGACAGTTCCCAGTCCACGGAGCTTGGCAGTGGTACCAGCGACATTTGGAGCTCCACCGACAATGAGGAAGAGTCCAGCACTCCCAACACCTGGGAGTCGGCCATCACCAAGGACAAGCCCCGCAAGTGCAAGCCCAAGAAGAGCGACTGCGTCAAGTCCAAGTACGGTTGCTGTCCAGATGGCAAGACCACGCCCAAGGGACCTTTCGATGAGGGCTGTCCCATTCCCAAGACTTGCGCTGACACCAAATACGGTTGCTGCCTGGACGGAGTATCCCCGGCCGAAGGCAAGAACAACAAGGGTTGTCCCAAATCCCAGTGCGCCGAGACTCTCTTCGGGTGCTGTCCCGACAAATTCACCGCCGCCGAGGGCGAGGACCACGAGGGATGTCCCGAGACAACCACCGTGCCACCCACCACAACCACGGAAGAGTCACTGCCAGAATCCACCACCGAGATCGAGGGATCCGGTGGAGACTCCACTCAGGCACCCGATCTTGAGGGCAAGTCCTGCTCCTTTGCCGAGTTTGGCTGCTGTCCGGATGCCAAGACCCCGGCGAAGGGCAAGAACTTCGAAGGCTGTGACGCACCAGCAGAAGGACCCAAGGGCTGCGATCAGTCCGAGCATGGATGTTGTCCGGATGGTCGCACACCTGCCGCTGGTCCTGGAGGTGAGGGCTGCGCAGCCTGCACTCGCGAACAGTTCGGCTGCTGTCCCGACTCTGAGACACCGGCTCATGGACCCAACGGCGAGGGCTGCTGCCTGGACACGTCCTTCGGCTGCTGCCCCGACAATATTCTGGCTGCCCGAGGACCCAACTTCGAGGGCTGCGACTGCCACTACACTCCTTACGGCTGCTGTGCGGACAAGAAGACTGCCGCCCGTGGATACAACCAGGAGGGATGTGCCTGCGAGAGCACTCCGCACGGCTGCTGTCCCGACAAGATCACGGCCGCCAAGGGACCCAAGTTCGACGGCTGCCCCTGCGAGACCACGCAGTTCGGCTGCTGCCCAGACGGACTCACATTCGCCAAGGGACCCCACCACCACGGCTGCCACTGCACCCAGACGGAGTTCAAGTGCTGCGAGGACGACAAGACACCGGCCAAGGGTCCCAACTTCGAAGGATGCACGTGTGTGGAGAGCAAGTTTGGCTGCTGTCCCGATGGCATCAGCAGTGCCACGGACGAGAAGTTCGGCGGCTGCGAGAATGTCCAGGAGCCACCGCAGAAGGCCTGCGCACTGCCCAAGGAGACGGGCACATGTGGCAACTTCAGCGTCAAATACTACTTCGATACCAACTACGGCGGATGCGCTCGGTTCTGGTATGGCGGCTGCGATGGAAATGCCAATCGCTTCGAGACGGAGGCGGAGTGCAAGGACACCTGCCAGGAGTACACCGGACAACATGTGTGCCTGCTGCCCAAGAGCGTCGGACCGTGCCAGGGCTTCACCAAGAAGTGGTACTTCGACACCGACCGCAACCGGTGCGAGGAGTTCCAGTACGGCGGCTGCTACGGCACCAATAACCGATTCGATAGCCTCGAACAGTGCCAGGGCACATGTGCTGTCAGTGAGAGTATCC CCACCTGCGAACAGCCTGTGGAGAATGGACCTTGTGCCGGAAACTATGAGCGTTGGTACTACGACAACCAGACCGACATCTGTCGTCCCTTCACCTACGGCGGTTGCAAGggcaacaagaacaactaTCCGACGGAGCACGCCTGCAGCTACAGTTGTCGCCAGCCGGGCGTTCTCAAAG GGCCCGTTGACAACGAGATTGACAACGAAATTGGACAGGGTCGCTGCGAGAGCTTCGAGAACGAGTGCCGTGAGCTGCGCTGTCCTTATGGCGTTCGCCGTGAGGCCGACCGATCCCAGCCGGAGTGCACGAAGTGCCTGTGCGAGAACCCATGCGAGAGCTACTCCTGCCCCGAGGGTCAGCAGTGTGCCATTGAGATTGCCAATACGGGAGATCGTCAGTTTGCGCCTGTCTGCCGCGACATTAACAAGCCCGGAGTCTGCCCCGGACTGGCGGCCAATGCCAGCAACTGTGCCCAGGAATGCTACACCGATGCTGACTGCCGTGGCGAGAACAAGTGCTGCAGCGATGGCTGTGGCTATCTCTGTGTGCAGCCAGCCCGCCCCACCCAGCGGCCCAGCACTCGTGCCCCAACTGTCGTCTATCCGGGCGAGAGCAGGGCCGCTCTGGAGCCCAAGCAGCCGCAGGAGCTGGATGTCCAGACCTCCATCGGTGGCATCGCCGTGCTGCGATGCTTCGCCACTGGCAATCCAGCCCCCAACATCACCTGGTCGCTCAAGAACGTGGTG ATCGATACGAACCAAGGACGCTATGTCTTGACCTCGACTGGTGATCTGACCATCGTGCAAGTGCGTCAAACCGACGATGGCACTTATGTCTGTGTGGCCAGCAATGGCCTGGGCGAGCCCGTGCGACGCGAGGTTGCCCTCCAAGTGACAG TGAATGCCCAGGCTCTGGTGGCACTGGATCCTAAGAACAGCTACTCTCCAGGCTCCACCATCGCCATTAGCTGCTCGGTGCAGGGTTATCCAGAACCAAATGTGACATGGACCAAGGACAACACACCGCTGTATAGCAACGAGCGCATACAGATTACAT CCCAGCCCCATCGACTGGTTGTCAGCGATGTGAGCACCGAGGATACAGGCATATACGGCTGCAAGGCTAGTAATGCATTCAGCTACAGCGTCAGCCAGGAGACGGTTACCATCCAAT CTGTCATACCTGTATCGCCCGAGTGCATTGACAATCCGTTCTTTGCCAACTGCAAGCTGATCGTGAAGGGAAGGTACTGCATCAACCAGTACTATGCCCAGTTCTGCTGTAGATCCTGCACGCTGGCCGGCCAAATTGCGCAGCCCCATCCCAATGCGCTGTAA